The region GGGATCAGCTTGGCGGCCACGCCCGCGCGCGCCAGGTGGGCGCGGTTGCGCTCGACCACCCGCCGCCACTGCGCCGCGATGTCGATCTTGGTCAGCACCACGGTGACGTTCGGGCAGGACGTCATGACCTGCTTGAGCAGCTCGATCTCGGACGCGGTCAGCTCGGCCGTCGCGTCGGAGACCATCAGCACGGCGTCCGCCTGGAGCAGCGCGGCGAACGTGCTGGCGGTGTGCGCGGGGCGCAGGTCGCCGACGCCGGGCGTGTCGATCAGCACCAGGCCGGAGGTGAGCAGGGCTCGCGGGATGCCGACCTCGGCTCTGAGCAGTTCACCGGTGTGACCCGCGCTGACCTGGTCGGCGAGCTGGTCGATGGGCACCGGGATGCGCTCGGTCGGCGTGTTCGCGATGGTGCGGACCAGGGTCGCGTTGGGGGTCTCGGCGTGCTGCACGAACGTCGGCACGGTCGTGGTCACGTCGTCGCCCACCGCGCAGACCGGCGCGTTGACCATGGCGTTGACCAGTTGGCTCTTGCCCTGCTTGGGCTCGCCGAGCACGAGCACCCGCAGCTTCGGGTCGAGCTGGCGGCTCCGTGTCTCGCGCAGCCGTGCGGCCAGGTCCGGCCGGTTGTGGGCGGCGCAGGACCGGATCGTGTCGTCGAGCACGTCGAGCCAGGGTGCGGACATCACCCGGAAGAGTCTGCTGTATTCACCCGGTGAGGTGAAAGAGGGCCGGCGTCGCCCGCTGGACGACACCGGCCCCCACTCTCACACCACCGCTCGCGACAGCCCTGGAACAGCGCGTCGCCGGTGTTCTAGAACAGCGCGTCGCTGATGTCGCCACCACCGACGAGCGGCAGGTCGTTGAGGCCCGCGCCCAGCAGCGGGACGTCGATCGCACCGACCTGGTCGGTGATCCCGCTCACGCCGGTGGCGTTCGACAGGTGGCCCGCCGTGTCCTCGACGGTGTCGACCACGGTCTCCGGGCCCAGCTCGCGCTGGGGCAGCCCGGCCAGGCCGTCCACGTCGAGCGCGCCGGTCAGGTGGTTCGGGGCCAGCGAGCCGGTCAGGTTGCCGGCGAGGCCACCGGTCACGCCGTCGACCACGCCGGTGAGCGTGTCGACCGCGCCGAACACGGGGCTGGTCAGGCCGTCCGTGCCCGGCAGCGCGCCGGTGACCCCGCCCGCGTGGGCGACGTCCAGGGAACCGGTCGCCGTGCCGGCCAGGTCGTGGACCGGGCCGGTGGCGGTGGGCAACGTGCCGTCCAGGGTGTGCGTCACGTCGCCGACCGCGGAGAAGTCACCCGCCACGGACGCGTCGACGGAGCCGACGACGTCCGCCAGGCCCCAGCCGGAGAGGCCGCCGAAGACCTCCAGGCCGTTGGCGTCGGCGCTCAGCGCGCCCGCCGCCGCCAGGTTCACGTCGGACGTGCCGGACACGCCCGAGAGGGACAGCTGCTGGGCCACGGCCTGTAGCTGGCCGATGGCGCCGGTGGCGTCCACCGCGTCCAGCGGGAGGTCGTTGAGCACCGCGCCGTCGAGAGCGGGCAGGCTCCCGGCGGGCACGTAGTCGAGGACCAGCGGCAGGACCTCCTGCACGTCCAGAGCGCTGATGTCGCTCAGGCCCGCGTCGGCCAAGGCACCCTCGGCGTCGGCCTGGAAGTCGGCCAGCCGGGCGGGGTTGCCCAGCAGGTCGAGGACGAAGTCGTGCAGCGTGGTGGGGCTGGTGCCCATGATGGGTGTCTCCTGGTCGAATCGGTCGGGGAAGGCAGGACCGGCAGGGGGAGGTCCAGCCACGACGATCAAGGTATTGACCGGGGGAGCCGCGGCCATCGGGGATTACTCCCAGTAGATCCCGCAACCACGATGGGGTGGTTCTCGTTCACTCCCTAGGGGGTTAGGGGATCCAGTTGTGACTCCTCGGTAGCCCCGTGTACGTACTGGGACCCGTTACCGCGACCGGCCGAGGCGAGGAGGCTCCGAGTTGCCGTACGTCCTCGGGGTCGACGTGGGCACCACCCGCACCGCCGCCGCCGTCTGCCGGCTCGGCGGGGCCGGCCGCGCCGAGCCCGAACTCGTCGGGCTCGGCGGCCCCGGTGGCGGGGTCGCGACGTCCTTGCAGCTCACCGCCGACGGCGCGTTCGCCGTGGGTGAGCCGGGTGACCCGCGCTGGACGGCCACCGGCTTCGCCCGCCGGGTCGGCGACGAGGTGCCCGTCGCGCTCGGGTCCGAGCTGTACCCGGCGGAGGAGCTGACCGCGCTGCTGGTGAGGTGGGTGGCCGACCGGGTCGCCGACGGTGAAGGTGAAGCCGCTTCACGAATCGTGCTGGCGCACCCGGCGGGCTGGGGACCGCACGCCAAGAACCTCGTCCACCGCGCTCTGCGTTCGGTCGGCCTGCCCGACGTCACCCTGCTGGCCGAACCGCTGGCCGCCGCCGCCTGCTTCGGGCGCGGCCCGGTCGGCGTGTTCAGCCTGGGCAGCCACGCGTTCGGCGCGGCCGTCGTGCGGCCGCCGTTCGACCTGGTGTCCTGGGCCGAGGGCGTGGACCAGGCGGCCGGCGCGGACTTCGACGACCTGGTCTTCCAGCACGTCCGCGGCACCCTCGGGCGCGCGTTCACCGAACTCGACCCGGACGACCCGCGCACGCGTGGCCTGCACGCCCGGCTGCGCCGGGACTGCGAGGCCGCCAAGCGGGTGCTGTCCGGGACGTTCGAGACGGCCATCCCGGTGCACCTGCCCTCCGGCGCGGTCGAGGTGCCGCTGACCCGGGCCCGGTTCGAGGAACTGGTCCGGCCGGACGTCGAGCACGCCGTGGCGGTGTTCGAACGGGTCGTGCGCGGCACGCCGCTGGAGGTCACCGCGCTGGTCGGCGGCAGCGCGCGGATCCCGCTCATCTCGTCGCTGCTGCCCGGCCGGGTGGTGTTCGAGGCCGCGCCGGAGACGGCGGTCGCGAAGGGCGCGGCGCTGGCCGGGCGGCACCTGCTGCTCGGGCCGGACGACCCCGAGCCCATCGAGACCTCCGTGCTGGTGCGCGACGACGACCCGCTGCTGCGCTTCCCGGTCGGCGAGTTCTCCCCCGCGTCCGACGAGGAGTTCAGCGCGCCCCCGCCCCGCCCGCCGATCGACATCACGCCGCTGGACCTGCCCGAACGGCGCTCCGTGAAGCGCGCCGTGCGCGGGCTGGCGGCAACCGGGCGGTCCCGTGACCGCGACCGAGCCGAGGACGGCCGTTGAGCCCCCGCATGACTTCCGAACGCCCTCTGCTGTCCGACCCGACCCGCCAGGTGCTGGCGGAGATCGCCGCCGCGCCCGACGCCGTGCTCCGGCTGGGCGTGCTCGCGCCCGGCGGGTACGGCAAGACCACCGTGCTGCGGGAGGTCGAGCGGGCCTACCGGGACGCCGCCGACGTCACGATCGTCGACGACGCCCACCTGCTCGGCGACGCGGACCTGCGGTCGCTGCGCGCGGCCGTCGAACGGGCCGACGCCACGATCGTCGTCGCCTACCGGCCGTGGCCCCGGTCGCGGGCGTTGGCGGCGCTGGCCGAAGCGCTCGGCCGGGTGCGCGCGCCGCTGATGCCCGCGCCGTTCACCCGCGAGCAGGTGCGGGCCGCGCTGCCCGCCGCCGGGCGCGCGCTGGCCGACTTCGTGCACCAGCAGACCGGCGGCGTGCCCCGGTTCGTGATGCGGCTGGCCGGGCTCACCTCGACCGACGTGCCGGCCGACGTGATCGCGTCGTTCCGGGCCGACCTGGACTGGCTGGAACCGGACGTGCAGAAGTTCCTGCTCGCCGCCGAGGCCGGCGCGGGGCTCCGGCTCGACCTGCTGGCAGCGTTGCTGGACAAGGACTCCGACGCGGTCGGCGAGGTGATCGAGGCGGGCCGGGCCACCGGGCTGCTCGCCTCGGACGGCAGCCTGCTGCCGGTCGCGCGGACCGCCGTGGCCGCGCTGAGCCGCACCGACCGGCGGATCGCCGTGCGGCAGCGGCTCGCGGAGCTGCAACTGCGCTCCGGCGGACCGGTGCTCGACCTGGTGCGGCCGCTGCTGGGCACGGGCGTCGGCGGACCCGCCGTGGCCGAGGCCTTCCAAGCCGCCGCACGGGAAGCGCTGCCCACCGACCCGGCGCTGTCCGCCCGGCTGCTGGCCGCCGTCGGCACGCCGGACGCCGAGGTGGCGGTCCGGCAGGCCGCCGCGTCGGCGATGTCCGGCGACCTGGACGCCGCGCTGCGGCTGGCCGACCGGGTCATCACGGCCGGTGACCAGGAGCACCGGGGCGCGGCCGCCGAGGTCGCCGCGATCGCGCTGGCACACCGGGGCCAGCTCGCCCGCAGCACCGAACTGCACCGCTGGTCGCCCACCGCCACGTCCGCGGCGTTCGCGGTGGTCGGCCAGGTCGGCACCGGGCGGGTGCCGACCGGACCGCTGCCGGTCGCGCCGCCCACCATGCTCGACGGCGGCGCGTCGCTGATGGCGCACGGCGTGCTGGAGTCCATCGGGGACGCGCCGACCACCGCGCTGTCCACCCTGGTCCGCGCCGTCGGCCTGCTGGAACCCGCCGGGCGCGCGGTGCTGCTGCCGGACACGCCCGCCGCGCTCGCCGGGCTGGTCGCGCTGCACGCCGGCGAGCTCGCGGTGGCCGAGTCGGTGCTGGACCGGGCCCTGGCCACGTCGTTGGGCGGCACGTTGATGACCGTCCGGCACCGGCTGCTGCGGGCGTGGACCGCGATGGCCCGCGGGAACCTCGTGCAGGCCAGGGAAACCCTGATCGCACTGCGCAAGTCGGGCCGGCCGCTGGAGCCCCGGGACTGGATCTTCGCGGTGGCGCTGGAGGTCGGCGTGGCCCGGCGCACCAGCGACCTGGCCGCGTTGAAGCGGACCTGGGAACAGGCGTGCGAGGCCGTGCTGCGACACCCGGTGGACCTCTACACGTTCCTGCCGCTGGGCGAGTTCGCCGCGGCCGCCGCCCGGCTGCGCGACCAGCACCGGCTCGCGCCGCACCTGGTCGCGGCCCGGACCCTGTTGCGGCAGTTGGGAGATCCACCGCTGTGGGCCGGGCCGCTGCACTGGAGCCTGCTGCACGCGGCGATCATCGCCGAGGAGACGTCGGCCGCCGAGGAGCACGCGGCGGCGCTGGCCGCCGCCGCGCACCGCGGCCGGTACAGCGCGCTGGTGTCGGCCGCGGCGGAGTGCTGGCTGGACGTGGTGGCGGGCAAGGTCGACGCGGACCAGGTGGAGGGCGCCGCCCGCGGCCTGCACGCCGCCGGGCAGTGGTGGGACGCGGCCCGGCTCGCGGGCCAGGCGGCGATAAGGACCTCCGACCGGCAGGCCATGGTGCGCCTGCTGGACTGCGCGCGCCTGTTGCAGGGCCGCCCGACCGGCACCGCGCGCAAACCCGCCGAGCCCGCCGCCGAACCCGCCGACGCCGGCAAGCTCAGCGACCGCGAGCGCGAGGTGGCCGAACTCGTGGTCGGCGGGCTGACCTACAAGCAGGTCGGCGACCGGCTGTTCATCTCGGCCAAGACCGTGGAGCACCACGTGGCCCGGATCCGCCAACGCCTGGGCTGCACGAGCCGCGCGGAACTGCTCGACCAACTCCGCCAGATCATCGGCTGACCCTCCTTCACCCCTGCTGCCAGAGCCACGGCCGGTGACCGGCCGCGGCGGCAGGTGGCCGTACACCTGCGGCAGCGCGGCGTCGTGGAGGTCCAACAGCGGGAACGCGGGCTTCGGTGGGCGCGAGGTGGGTGTTCACACCCCCATCGCCCAGGAGGGGCTTGACCTGCGACGAGTGACGGATTTGCTCGCGTGTGCTAATTTTTGCTCATGCGAGCAAAGTCGGTCACGGAGCAGGCGCGGCGGGCCCAGATCGTGGGCGCGGCGGTCGAGGTCCTGGCCGAGGTGGGGTACGCGGCGATGTCGTTCAAGCTGATCGCCGCGCGGGCCGGGCTGAGCAGCACCGGCCTGATCTCCTACCACTTCCGGAGCAGGCAGGAGCTGGTCGACGAGGTGTCCGCCGACGTGCTGCGGCGGTTCGCCGAGTTCGTCCTGGGGTTCCTCGACCGTTCCGACACGGCCACCGGCGAGCTGCGCGCGTTCCTGCGGGCCAACCTGCGGTTCATGCGCGATCACCGGACGCTGATGGTCGCGTTGACGCAGGTCCGGCCGCACGCCTCCGGGCCGGGACCGGAGGACGACCTGCGCGGGATGGCCGACCTGCTGCGGGCGGGCCAGGCGGCGGGCGAGTTCCGGGCGTTCGACGCGGACACCGTGGCGATCTTCGTCCTGGCGCTGCGCAACGGGGTCCTGGCGCGCTCCGCCGAGGACCCGGGGCTCGACCTGGACCTGTGCGAACGGGAGTTGTGGACGGTGGTGGAGCTCGCCGTCGTCGGGTGAACAAGGGGGGGATCGGCATGCGTCGGGGGACGTGGGCACTGGTCGCGGCACTGATCGTCGCGGGATGCGGGGGGACAGCGGTGGACAACGAAGTGGTGCGGATCGACACGGGGGCCGTGCGCGGGGTCGTGAACGGCGATCACGTGCTGTACCAGGGGATTGCCTACGCAGCTCCGCCGAGGGGTGAGCTGCGCTGGGCGGCCCCGCGACGGCCCGCGCCGTGGAGCGGCGTGCTGGACGCCACCCGGCCGGGCAGCCCGTGCCCGCAGGTCGGGTCGTCCTACTCCGAGGTGAAGGTGTCCGAGGAGGAGTGCCTGTTCCTCAACGTGACCACGCCCGCCGCGCGCCCGCCCACCCGGCGCGAGCCCGGCGGGCGGGTGTCCGGCCGGCCGGTCATGGTGTGGCTGCACGGCGACGGCGCGATCGGCGCGGGCCACTACTTCGACGCCGCGCGGCTGGCCGTGCGGGGCGACGTCGTCGTCGTGACGATCAACTACCGGCTCGGCGTGTTCGGCGGCTTCGGCCTGCCGGGCCTGGCGGGCTCCGGCACGTTCGGCCTCCAGGACCAGCGGGCCGCGCTGGAGTGGGTGCGGCGCAACGCGGCGGCGTTCGGCGGCGACCCCGGCAACGTCACGCTGTTCGGCGTCTCGTACGGGGCCACCTCGGTCGCCGCGCACCTCGTCGCGCCCGAGTCCGAGGGCCTGTTCCACCGGGCGATCATGCACAGCGCGTTCACGCTGATCGACCTGCCCGCCGAGGCCTGGTACCCGGGTCTGGACGCGCTGCCGTGGCTGGCGTGGCGGCACCGCTCGGAGATCGAGGCGCTCGGGCAGGGCGTCGCCGCCGAACTGGGCTGCGCCGACGTGGCCTGCCTGCGCGCGCTACCGGCGGCGAAGATCCTGGAGCACCCGCACGTGATGAACCTGTTCCAGTCGTTCGGGTACGACACCCCGCCGCCGGAGCTGTTGGCACAGGGGAAGTTCGCGCGTGTGCCGGTGCTGTCGGGGGCCACGAAGGACGAGCACCGCAACCTCGTGGACATCTTCCGGGGCGAGGTGGCCGCCGAGGACTACCCGCGCCTGCTGGCAGCGGCGTTCGGCGACCGCGCGGACGAGGTGGCCGCCGAGTACCCCTTGGGCGACTACGCCACACCGGCCCTGGCGTGGGCGCAGGTGCTCACCGACCGGATGTGGGCGCGGGGGACCTACCGGCAGCACCAGCTCCTCTCCGCGCACACCACGGCGTACGCGTTCGAGTTCGCCGACCCCGGCGCGACCGGGCAGGGGGCCACGCACAGCTCCGACATCCCCTACCTGTTCCCGGCGGCGGGGGAGCACCGGCCGCTCGGCGAGCAGATGATCCGGTACTGGACGGCGTTCGCCCGGACCGGCGACCCGAACACCGCCGGGCTGCCGGCGTGGCCCACCTTCGGCGAGGGGCACGTCCAGTCGCTGGCACCGGACCGCATCGGCCCCGTCGACTACGCCGCCGAGCACCGGCTCCCGTTCTGGGACCGGGTCACTGGACGTCCTTAGTGGACAGTCGGAGCAGGATCAGCCCCACCGAGGCGATCACGAAGTTCTGGAACGCGGCGGACAGCCCGTTCCAGTCCTTCGACTGCCACATCAGGAACCACTCGCCGCCCACCACGATGAACCCGCCGCCGAACAGCAGCACCTGCATGACCCACCCGACCGTCGACAGCGGGCGGGCCGCCGGCCGGCCGCGCAGCCACGCCACCAGCGCGGTCAGCAGCACGGCGGCGGTCACCGCCTCCCAGGCGATGATCAGGACGTACGCGATGGTCACGAGGGTCGGGTCGGTGATGGCGCGGTACATCGTGTTGGGCGACTGGAACGTCGTGTCCATCGCGAACACGTGCTGCACGAACGCGCGGTTGGTCTCGTAGTCGGTGACGTTCCCGAACACCACGAGCCCCATGTAGACGCCCGTGATCGCGGTGAGCACCGCGACCACGGCCTGCGGGCTCCCCACCCGGCCGAGTAGACGCATGAGCTGAGACTTGTCCACGGCCCGTGAGAAGTCCATCACGAACAGTGCCGATTGAGACGATCACCCACGTCACCCACCGTCAACGGTTCGGACTGGCTACGGACACCCCCGCTTCCACACCACGGCACCCCGCCACCTCTGCACCCCAGCACCACGGCACCACGCCACCCGGCACGTGGTCTTACGAGCACACCGGTTCGTAATCGAGCTGCGGCAGGTGCTTGCGCCACAGCTCTTCCGGCAGCACGCCCTTGGTCTTGGCGCAGATGCGGCCGATCGCGCGCTGCTGGTCGAGGTCCCACAGCCGGACCGTGGTGTCCAGGCTGGTGGAGGCGAGCATCCCGGCGGGCGTGAACCTGACGTCCTGCAACCCGGCGTCGTGGCCGGTCAGCGCTTGCCCGAGGGGGCGCGGGCGGACCAGGTCGCGCACGTCCCACAGCCGGATCGCGCGGTCGTCGCCGCCACTGGCCAGGGTCTTGCCGTCCGGGCTGAACGCGATCGTCACGGCCGCCTCGACGTGCCCGGTCAGCGGCGAGCCGATCGGCCGGACCCGGGTCGGCGCGGACAGGTCCCACAGCCGCAGCGACTTGTCGTCGCCGGCGGTGGCCAGCACCTTGCCGTCCGGGCTCACCGCCCCCGCCCGGACCGCGCCCGCGTGGCCGGTCAGCGGCTGGCCGAGCGGCTGCGCCGCCGCCGGGTCGGCGACGTTCCACAGCCGCAGGGTCTGGTCCGCGCTCCCGGTGACCAGCGACCGGCCGTCCGGCGTGAACACCGCGAAGTGCACGTACCCGCTGTGCCCGACCAGCGGTTCGCCGAGCGCGCGCGGCCGTTCCCGGTCGGTGATGTCCCACAGCTGCACCGAATCGTCGTTGGACCCGGTGACCAGCACCTTCCCGTCCGGGCTGAACGCGACCGGCGCGCTGTAGCGGGTGTGCAGCTCCAGCGGTGCGCCGAGCGGGCGCACGGCGGCGGGGTCGGACAGGTCCCACAGCCGGACCGCCTTGTCGCTGACGCTGGCCAGTGTGGTGCCGTCCGAGCTGATCGCCAGCCCCCACACGCCCGCCTCGTCGCCGGTCACCGCCAGCGCGGCGCTGTGCGGCTCGTGCGGGTCGGTCAGGTCCCAGACCCGGATGCTCTGGTC is a window of Saccharothrix espanaensis DSM 44229 DNA encoding:
- a CDS encoding IniB N-terminal domain-containing protein: MGTSPTTLHDFVLDLLGNPARLADFQADAEGALADAGLSDISALDVQEVLPLVLDYVPAGSLPALDGAVLNDLPLDAVDATGAIGQLQAVAQQLSLSGVSGTSDVNLAAAGALSADANGLEVFGGLSGWGLADVVGSVDASVAGDFSAVGDVTHTLDGTLPTATGPVHDLAGTATGSLDVAHAGGVTGALPGTDGLTSPVFGAVDTLTGVVDGVTGGLAGNLTGSLAPNHLTGALDVDGLAGLPQRELGPETVVDTVEDTAGHLSNATGVSGITDQVGAIDVPLLGAGLNDLPLVGGGDISDALF
- a CDS encoding helix-turn-helix transcriptional regulator, with the protein product MTSERPLLSDPTRQVLAEIAAAPDAVLRLGVLAPGGYGKTTVLREVERAYRDAADVTIVDDAHLLGDADLRSLRAAVERADATIVVAYRPWPRSRALAALAEALGRVRAPLMPAPFTREQVRAALPAAGRALADFVHQQTGGVPRFVMRLAGLTSTDVPADVIASFRADLDWLEPDVQKFLLAAEAGAGLRLDLLAALLDKDSDAVGEVIEAGRATGLLASDGSLLPVARTAVAALSRTDRRIAVRQRLAELQLRSGGPVLDLVRPLLGTGVGGPAVAEAFQAAAREALPTDPALSARLLAAVGTPDAEVAVRQAAASAMSGDLDAALRLADRVITAGDQEHRGAAAEVAAIALAHRGQLARSTELHRWSPTATSAAFAVVGQVGTGRVPTGPLPVAPPTMLDGGASLMAHGVLESIGDAPTTALSTLVRAVGLLEPAGRAVLLPDTPAALAGLVALHAGELAVAESVLDRALATSLGGTLMTVRHRLLRAWTAMARGNLVQARETLIALRKSGRPLEPRDWIFAVALEVGVARRTSDLAALKRTWEQACEAVLRHPVDLYTFLPLGEFAAAAARLRDQHRLAPHLVAARTLLRQLGDPPLWAGPLHWSLLHAAIIAEETSAAEEHAAALAAAAHRGRYSALVSAAAECWLDVVAGKVDADQVEGAARGLHAAGQWWDAARLAGQAAIRTSDRQAMVRLLDCARLLQGRPTGTARKPAEPAAEPADAGKLSDREREVAELVVGGLTYKQVGDRLFISAKTVEHHVARIRQRLGCTSRAELLDQLRQIIG
- a CDS encoding carboxylesterase/lipase family protein; its protein translation is MDNEVVRIDTGAVRGVVNGDHVLYQGIAYAAPPRGELRWAAPRRPAPWSGVLDATRPGSPCPQVGSSYSEVKVSEEECLFLNVTTPAARPPTRREPGGRVSGRPVMVWLHGDGAIGAGHYFDAARLAVRGDVVVVTINYRLGVFGGFGLPGLAGSGTFGLQDQRAALEWVRRNAAAFGGDPGNVTLFGVSYGATSVAAHLVAPESEGLFHRAIMHSAFTLIDLPAEAWYPGLDALPWLAWRHRSEIEALGQGVAAELGCADVACLRALPAAKILEHPHVMNLFQSFGYDTPPPELLAQGKFARVPVLSGATKDEHRNLVDIFRGEVAAEDYPRLLAAAFGDRADEVAAEYPLGDYATPALAWAQVLTDRMWARGTYRQHQLLSAHTTAYAFEFADPGATGQGATHSSDIPYLFPAAGEHRPLGEQMIRYWTAFARTGDPNTAGLPAWPTFGEGHVQSLAPDRIGPVDYAAEHRLPFWDRVTGRP
- a CDS encoding TetR/AcrR family transcriptional regulator, translated to MRAKSVTEQARRAQIVGAAVEVLAEVGYAAMSFKLIAARAGLSSTGLISYHFRSRQELVDEVSADVLRRFAEFVLGFLDRSDTATGELRAFLRANLRFMRDHRTLMVALTQVRPHASGPGPEDDLRGMADLLRAGQAAGEFRAFDADTVAIFVLALRNGVLARSAEDPGLDLDLCERELWTVVELAVVG
- a CDS encoding Hsp70 family protein; this translates as MPYVLGVDVGTTRTAAAVCRLGGAGRAEPELVGLGGPGGGVATSLQLTADGAFAVGEPGDPRWTATGFARRVGDEVPVALGSELYPAEELTALLVRWVADRVADGEGEAASRIVLAHPAGWGPHAKNLVHRALRSVGLPDVTLLAEPLAAAACFGRGPVGVFSLGSHAFGAAVVRPPFDLVSWAEGVDQAAGADFDDLVFQHVRGTLGRAFTELDPDDPRTRGLHARLRRDCEAAKRVLSGTFETAIPVHLPSGAVEVPLTRARFEELVRPDVEHAVAVFERVVRGTPLEVTALVGGSARIPLISSLLPGRVVFEAAPETAVAKGAALAGRHLLLGPDDPEPIETSVLVRDDDPLLRFPVGEFSPASDEEFSAPPPRPPIDITPLDLPERRSVKRAVRGLAATGRSRDRDRAEDGR
- a CDS encoding DUF2165 domain-containing protein codes for the protein MGSPQAVVAVLTAITGVYMGLVVFGNVTDYETNRAFVQHVFAMDTTFQSPNTMYRAITDPTLVTIAYVLIIAWEAVTAAVLLTALVAWLRGRPAARPLSTVGWVMQVLLFGGGFIVVGGEWFLMWQSKDWNGLSAAFQNFVIASVGLILLRLSTKDVQ